ataacataaacgataaaagtcCAGAGGCCTAAAGGcccgataaagataaaagcggtaaaagcgatagaaacccaaaagcccaatagcaccagtccgataatcactcctgctcgtcggtctcacctaaaagggggaaagaaggaggggtgagcgacaggggaatcgctcaatgaggtatgggatgctaccccgaagtccatggacccggacatagcactccgaataaatataatttaattctaatgcatgtcaaacacagtacctaaagtactcaagcaacaaacaatggtcctagcgaggtgcacactcgccgccctctaacaggccaaaaacactaccgaaaaggtgctcggttcatacacacaccgaaaaagtgctcggtaacacacgcccgtagacgatttatcgacacttCTAGGCTACagctcaaccggtcgactaaagTTGGCCATAACCTcatacaatccggcatacagtagtccgtctctgtatccgtctccaaacaaaaacaatcctagctaagaatttacattaagtgaaacaatcaatgttgaattctctaaccccctagttccggtttatgcAAAGAATCTacaactaaacaagcaatgatagactcgatttcacacagacggaacacattagaaataaattatatttattcgagATCCTAAGCCGTGTACGAGAAATTCGGGattagaccctcaccttagcaataatAAGAAgtggtatctatgaactccagctgctcaaatggactccaaatctgaaatcagatcgaaatttcgagtcagaacgcctttcgaacgatCAAAAACGGAACTGGTCAAGGTTTgcggaaaagtcaacccgctggtcaaagtcAACCCGGTCAATCTTTGACCAGAAATCGATTTGActaaaccgaccggtttaccctaaccgaaccgaaatcaatttaaaccggtcaaaccagtcaaTCCACCGGTTtaccgagtcaaccgagttgactcgcTGAGTTGACTCGGACGAATTGACCGAGTCACCGGTTtcggtcaccggcggcgacggcggagcttACCGGCGGCGAAGGCGGCGGCGACGATttccggcggcggcgcgtgcACCTCACGCGCGCGCAGAGGCGAAACTTCCGGAGGCGCGTGCGGGCTCATCCGGGCTCCGATTGCGGCGCGGTCGGCGGCTACGGCTTCGTCTCgtcgagaggaacacgatgatggccTTGGATGCACGAGATTCGCAATGGTTAGGAAGTTATGGGCGATTTACTAAACGGAAACGAAACTGAACTTAAGGCATGCGGTTTCCGGCGGTTACCTAGGGTGTTGATCGGTGCTGGCAAGCTGAACGTGATCACGGCGCACGGttgctccggcgacgagctcaggtgagctttctcccttcctcttcttcctctctctctcttttctttctctctctctttctttctttctaagtTTGTGAATTATAGAAGATGGAAATGGTGGGAAAGAGGGTGGAGATAGTGGAAAAGAAGGTGAAGATGGTGGGGTTGGGGAAAGAAGTGGAGATGGTGGGATTGGGTCATTACAATTACCATATATAGActtctaaaacaataaatacaatGAGTTTTATACGTGAAGGTTGTTTCGAAACGTGCATATGCATATGTATAAATGCTATGATGATAACTATCTGAAGAAAATTTCATATAGGCGAGAGATCTTTTTATAAGTTAAATAATACTTCACTCATCGCAACAAATccccaaaaaatattttcgtgAAGCTAAACAAGAagaatatatgtttatttagtTAATCCATGTtgaccaaacaattttttttatttttattttttgtaaacaaccaaacaaaattatttattggttAATCTCTTGATTTACGCCAAAAGCGACGATACGTTTGTTAATACACCTTTCTCGACATTATCAATACCAGTAATGAAATAATCTAATCTGTTTTCACTTCTTTTTTCCTCTTACGAATAATGTAAAAAATTCCATTAATTTCAccaccaaacaaaaaaatagaaattttttgtATCAATATCATTCCGTCCACCGTACGTAACGCTACTTAACGACAACGGTGTCGTTTTCGTTCGTCCTACAGAGGGGGACGTTAGTTTGCATATCAACCGTTCATCTTTAAGCTTCCACAGAACCTAACCCGAAACCAACGGCCCAGATCTCTCTGACTAAGCCATTTATTTCTCTTCCATTCTCCATAGGTAAGGGTTCGATACGTGTTATTGTTTGTATATTAGCTCTGATTGAAAGGGCAGAGTTTCTTTAATTGTTGTTATATGTGCTCTGTATCTATTATACGTCTCTCTGTTTTTTGGTCTCCGGGGAACAAAAGGGGCGTTTTGTTTATTGGAAAGTCCGTGTAATTCGATTGAACGTGCAgcacctttttttttctctctctttccacGATCATATAATCAGCTTTGTGGTCTGATGTTTATGATTCATCAAGTTGGTGTTTTGCTCTGGATGATCTATACATCCACTTCTATGTTCTTCCCGCAAgctttgtttatttgtttgtgtTCCTTTGTTTAGCTTGCTTTAGGTTTGGTGGAAGATCATCCTTAAATCTTTTGATGACTTGTTGAATCTgtgtttatgttattttatattgaatTCTCTTGGTTGGGGACCATTAGTAATCCCCTCTCTTTTTTGCTGGTCTGATGTTTATTATTCATAAAGTTTGTTTGGTGTAACTGTTTGTTTGGTGTAACTGAATATTCTATTTGAGCTTCAGGCAGGATACAACTTTTGATCAGATATCTCATAAGGTATTGTTTTTGTCTGCAGGGAAAGGATGGATGGATGTGCTTACCCCGATGGTTCTGCCTCGAAAAGCAACCGGTCCTGTACTGCGtgagaatatgaagaagaaagatgaaaagAATGTCCCTTTCTGCAGCCAAATTGCCTGTAGTGCAAAGGTAACCTCCACCAAGGGAAGCAGGATTGGCCCTACGGTTGACAATACAAAAGTTGGCAGGCCTGGAAAGGCAATTGTTGGGAGTTCATCTCGAACTCCGGGTGGATTTGGATACTTAAGAAAGCCAGCCATAGGTACTACTGGCAGGAGACAGCCCTCATCTAATGTGGACAGAGATTCTTCAGAGACGAGCAGTATTCATGATGATCCAGCGGCGGTTAAGCCCATCCTTCCTCGCCTAAAGACTAAGAGAAGCGCAATCAGTGTTCAGTCTCAAAACACCGTCTCTAGAGAAGTCGTAGGAATTAGCTCAAGTAGAGGAACCACCAGAAGTAGTCATCAGAAACCTGACTTGCGCACTCTAGATACTCTAATGCCTCCCtctgtctcttcttcttctggtggCGACCACACTCTAAGAGGTGGTCTGAGCAGGAATGGATTGAGAAACTTGAGGTGCAACTCTGTCTCTGATGTACTTCCAACTAAATCAAGCTCTGGAACAAAAGTCAGTGTgactaaaaagaaaaactctGATGGAGAGAGCAGCTCCTCTAGCCAAGGCAGTAAGAGTAGCGTGTCGGTGATGAAGGGAAGGAATCAAAGCTCTTCTCATGGAAACGGCGTCACAGTTTCTGATAACAGAAGGAATCGTATGGTACCAACTATCAGGGATAATAGTGTTGTTTCAAGTAGTGGTAGGAGATCAGGGCGACTTGGAGTTGTTGCATCCCCTGCTACTTCTCGACAAACGCCTCAACCTGCAACACCAATCAATCCCAATCATTCTCTTTCTGTTACTCCATCAAATAGTCACAGTAGTACTGGCCGGTTAAGTAGCATGATTCCTGGTAGCCCCTCAGAAGCTCACCCTTCAAGCTCTTTGGTGGACCGGGATGGTTTAAGTCGCTACAACATGAATGGAATTGCAGAGGTAGTTTCCGTCATCTTGTCGTCTGATTTCATTAGAAGCTTTGACAGGTTCGTGAGTGTGGTGATaacactaattttgaaaatgtgtcAGGTATTGTTGGCCCTGGAAAGAATTGAACATGATCATGAGCTTACATACGAGGTAATTAGCAGCTTGGTCTTACATGTTTTGTCCGGGTATAGATTTGTTTCTCACGTTTCTACTACCTGTTCTGCTCTTTCCCCACAGCAACTGGCTTCTTTAGAGACAAATCTCTTCTCAAGTGGTATGATCAGATTCCACGATCAGCATAGCGATATGAGGATTGACATTGATAACATGTCATATGAGGTCAGTCTTGCATGTTTGTTTTACATCATGCTCCCTTGGGATATTATTCACCATTTTAGTTTAACAATCAAAAGTCTACTAAAGCTTAAATCATATGAACACAAATTTTTTTACAGGAACTACTAGCTTTGGGGGATGAAATAGGTACAGTGAGCACAGCTCTAAGCGAAGAAGCACTCTCGAGAAGCCTCAAGAAAAGCATTTATCAAGAGACAGATGAAACCGGTGCCATTTCGCTGGATAAGGATGATGATATCAAGTGCAGTATTTGCCAGGTCTCCTCTTTTTTCTCTACTTTGTACGcacaaactataaattaatcCACTGGTTTGTCTAGTATCTGAGTAGGAAGAGGTTTAGTGAAACGAAGAAGAGGTTAATTTTATCTAAATATACTTATGCAGGAAGAGTATGTTGATGGAGATGAAGTAGGGACTATGCCATGTGAACATATGTACCATGTGAGCTGTGTACAACAATGGCTACGGATGAAGAACTGGTGCCCTATCTGCAAAACCTCCGCTGAGGAAAAGTCGTAGTGATGATGCCACACCAAACTTTAGCTTTTGGGATATGATTCCAAGATGATGCAGAGATAcatcgcttcttcttcttattcttcttttgCACCAAGTGCTTGTCTCTACATCATCTTTgctctctatctctcttctcttctgtacataaaaccttttttttttggccggATAGGGGTACAAATGGGCATATAGATCAGGTGACCATCTCTTTCCCCACTTGTATCAAAGCTCAACTTTTGATTTGAACCTGAAACATTTTGTAGTTTATACtcgtcttttttattttcttctgaaGCGGATAAATAAACCTGCACATTGAAATTTAACTGAATAATTTTCGCAAttaggatatttcatatttCCTATTGCAGAcaaataatcaatttataatttattgatCCAACCCCTTATTCACCATTAACATGAATGATTATTACAAGTTCTGAGTCTGAGGTGTACAACTTCTTCGCTGCTATGTTTTTCCATATTGATCCTAAAGTACTCGTATTATTCTTTGGTAACATTGGCTGCGTTTGAGTTTCTTGGGGGTACACTTATTCGGGTATTTTTCGTTCTCTGGTTTCACAAGCAGCTAAGAGGTTCAAAATCACCATCCCTCACTAAGTAActaaattgattaaatgatGATGATCTGCCACGGTTTTGATCGAAATCAGACACGTATTTTTTCTCCTCATTAAGTCAGACTTATGTCTTCTTATGCCTGCatgattttttcttaat
This genomic stretch from Brassica napus cultivar Da-Ae chromosome C9, Da-Ae, whole genome shotgun sequence harbors:
- the LOC125593143 gene encoding E3 ubiquitin-protein ligase MBR2-like, which produces MDVLTPMVLPRKATGPVLRENMKKKDEKNVPFCSQIACSAKVTSTKGSRIGPTVDNTKVGRPGKAIVGSSSRTPGGFGYLRKPAIGTTGRRQPSSNVDRDSSETSSIHDDPAAVKPILPRLKTKRSAISVQSQNTVSREVVGISSSRGTTRSSHQKPDLRTLDTLMPPSVSSSSGGDHTLRGGLSRNGLRNLRCNSVSDVLPTKSSSGTKVSVTKKKNSDGESSSSSQGSKSSVSVMKGRNQSSSHGNGVTVSDNRRNRMVPTIRDNSVVSSSGRRSGRLGVVASPATSRQTPQPATPINPNHSLSVTPSNSHSSTGRLSSMIPGSPSEAHPSSSLVDRDGLSRYNMNGIAEVLLALERIEHDHELTYEQLASLETNLFSSGMIRFHDQHSDMRIDIDNMSYEELLALGDEIGTVSTALSEEALSRSLKKSIYQETDETGAISLDKDDDIKCSICQEEYVDGDEVGTMPCEHMYHVSCVQQWLRMKNWCPICKTSAEEKS